A genomic window from Parasteatoda tepidariorum isolate YZ-2023 chromosome 10, CAS_Ptep_4.0, whole genome shotgun sequence includes:
- the LOC107456166 gene encoding techylectin-5A encodes FTKYRYAVFLVSIVLSLSYGSEAGDLDEDRKPQLENATVLSNYHRECYLYQRPVDCAEIYRLGFQKSGVYDIYPKSRILGTSSVKVYCDMVTDGGGWTVRPILFIWAVMTKSRFTRSSHIQLFKKFFPIGNDVIHVLTNQRKYAVRFDLGTDRETAYAHYNSFWIDNEEYKYKLHISGFSGTAGDSMTYHNGMSFSTKDRDNDRDVKNCAEWWKGGWWYNSCHSANLNGLYLKGTHNQYRYDMITWKTWKGYTVSLSNVEMKIRPIDF; translated from the exons tttacaaaatataggTATGCTGTTTTCCTTGTTTCAATTGTCTTATCTTTGAGTTATGGATCTGAAGCGGGCGACTTAGATGAAGATAGAAAACCACAACTGGAAAATGCTACTGTTCTAAGCAATTATCACCGAGAAT GTTACCTTTATCAAAGACCCGTGGATTGTGCTGAGATATATAGACTAGGTTTCCAGAAAAGTGGAGTGTATGACATTTATCCAAAGAGCAGAATCTTAGGAACTTCCTCTGTTAAAGTTTATTGCGATATGGTAACAGATGGTGGAGGTTGGACGGTAAGACCTATACTTTTTATATGGGCAGTTATGACAAAAAGCAGGTTCACAAGATCTTCCcatattcaactttttaaaa aattttttcccatAGGAAACGATGTTATCCATGTTTTGACAAACCAAAGAAAGTATGCTGTACGTTTTGATCTAGGAACAGACCGTGAGACTGCTTATGCACATTACAACAGTTTCTGGATTGACAATGAAGAGTATAAATATAAACTGCATATATCAGGTTTCAGTGGAACTGCAG gTGATTCTATGACATATCATAATGGTATGAGTTTCTCAACGAAAGATAGAGACAACGATCGAGATGTGAAAAACTGCGCAGAGTGGTGGAAGGGAGGTTGGTGGTATAACTCATGCCACAGCGCTAATTTGAATGGTTTGTATTTAAAAGGCACTCATAACCAATATAGATATGACATGATAACATGGAAGACCTGGAAAGGTTATACAGTCTCCTTGTCTaatgttgaaatgaaaattcgaccaattgatttttaa